A region of Acidobacteriota bacterium DNA encodes the following proteins:
- a CDS encoding prepilin-type N-terminal cleavage/methylation domain-containing protein — translation MHENRLKIDRGFSLVELLIMMAMMAVLAAFSVPMLTSSMRDMRMMADAKNIATTVNYARMSAASQMTCYRMTFDLDNNAWSLSKLNRSTDNYEIEQSANILSEGVAGSGITFKTDSDGGPAGFPTSSASVVTFNSRGIPVEGARVLYISNQKEDYAVTVSLTGKVQFWRHQTDGWNMQ, via the coding sequence ATGCACGAAAACCGCCTGAAAATCGACCGGGGTTTTTCCCTGGTGGAACTCCTCATCATGATGGCCATGATGGCGGTGCTCGCCGCCTTCTCGGTCCCGATGCTCACCTCCTCGATGCGGGACATGAGGATGATGGCCGACGCCAAGAACATCGCCACGACCGTCAATTACGCCAGGATGAGCGCGGCTTCGCAGATGACGTGCTACCGGATGACGTTCGACCTGGACAACAACGCCTGGAGCCTGTCGAAGCTCAACCGCTCCACCGATAATTATGAAATCGAGCAATCGGCGAACATCCTCTCCGAAGGGGTGGCAGGCAGCGGGATCACCTTCAAGACCGATTCCGACGGCGGGCCGGCGGGCTTTCCCACCTCCTCCGCGAGCGTCGTCACCTTCAATTCCAGGGGCATTCCGGTGGAGGGGGCGCGCGTCCTCTATATTTCCAACCAGAAGGAAGATTACGCCGTCACCGTGTCCCTGACCGGGAAGGTTCAATTCTGGCGTCACCAGACAGATGGGTGGAACATGCAATGA